In Methanonatronarchaeum sp. AMET-Sl, one genomic interval encodes:
- the mch gene encoding methenyltetrahydromethanopterin cyclohydrolase — translation MNINDTTVNIVEEMIGWGEEIGIDIIQVGDATLIDCSNGGYDAGAYFAMACQGGLATTGFTEMNVGGSKLPATQNYTDNPALACIGCQKAELEIDGAIGSGPAKLLTSKCEVGWSEESDFAVVTLETNKKPTRETIKEFANSCGVQESCLYILTAPTNSLVGSIQISARTIETALYKLERLGYPTREVLSGFATTPIPPVADSPVKAMGRTNDAVIYGGQVHLTVKKDSDKFNELPSKKSEKYGKSMLQVYKEAGNDFYKIDQDFFAPAEITINTIENGKLKTYGEINHSQLKKSFDMEE, via the coding sequence ATGAATATTAATGATACAACTGTCAATATAGTAGAAGAGATGATCGGGTGGGGCGAAGAGATAGGTATAGATATAATTCAGGTTGGCGATGCCACTTTAATCGATTGTTCAAATGGGGGGTATGACGCTGGAGCGTATTTCGCTATGGCCTGTCAAGGAGGGCTGGCTACAACTGGATTCACAGAAATGAATGTAGGAGGCAGTAAACTTCCTGCAACACAAAACTACACAGACAACCCCGCTCTAGCTTGTATAGGCTGTCAAAAAGCAGAGTTAGAGATTGATGGTGCTATTGGTTCAGGTCCAGCTAAACTACTCACCTCTAAATGTGAAGTCGGTTGGAGTGAAGAATCAGATTTCGCTGTAGTTACTTTGGAGACAAACAAAAAACCAACAAGGGAGACAATAAAAGAGTTTGCAAATAGTTGTGGAGTGCAAGAATCATGTCTATATATATTGACAGCACCTACAAACAGCCTTGTAGGAAGTATACAGATATCTGCAAGAACGATAGAAACAGCACTCTATAAACTTGAAAGACTGGGATACCCAACTAGAGAAGTATTATCAGGTTTTGCAACCACCCCAATACCACCAGTAGCAGACAGTCCTGTAAAAGCGATGGGTCGAACAAACGACGCAGTCATATATGGAGGGCAAGTACACCTAACCGTAAAGAAAGACAGCGACAAATTCAATGAACTACCCTCAAAGAAATCAGAGAAATACGGTAAATCAATGCTTCAAGTATATAAAGAAGCAGGTAACGACTTCTACAAAATAGATCAAGACTTCTTCGCACCAGCCGAAATAACCATCAACACAATTGAAAATGGAAAACTCAAGACCTATGGAGAAATAAACCATAGCCAACTGAAAAAATCATTCGATATGGAGGAATAA
- the purM gene encoding phosphoribosylformylglycinamidine cyclo-ligase, with translation MGLNYKEAGVDISQEEKTIEALAGALAGTKNTRKGEYQPLNIEGHYAGLIEAGNKIMAMATDGVGSKLIIAKEMNDYTGLGIDCIAMNVNDIICTGAEPVAFVDYLAFEKPDPKAAEEIGESIKKGADKANISVLGGETATLPEIIKGFDIAGTSVGFTEPENLVTGEKIQAGDKIIGIKSSGIHSNGLTLARKSIEKSDITYQTEIDGEKIGKTLLTPTRIYVKEILEINQKCNVTGLAHITGGGLRNLNRLGEHRYNIKNPIKPQPIYSHIQRLGEITDLEMYRVFNMGTGFCITTPNPTKPLKILEKHDREAKIIGEVEKGKGVNIKGIGEL, from the coding sequence TTGGGATTAAACTACAAGGAAGCTGGAGTAGACATAAGCCAGGAAGAAAAAACTATAGAAGCATTAGCAGGAGCATTAGCAGGAACAAAAAACACCAGGAAAGGAGAGTACCAACCACTCAATATAGAAGGCCATTATGCCGGCTTGATTGAAGCAGGCAACAAAATAATGGCCATGGCAACAGATGGAGTTGGGAGCAAACTCATTATAGCCAAAGAAATGAACGACTACACAGGACTTGGAATCGACTGTATAGCTATGAACGTAAACGACATCATCTGCACAGGAGCCGAACCCGTCGCATTCGTAGACTACCTAGCATTCGAAAAACCAGACCCAAAAGCAGCTGAAGAAATTGGTGAAAGCATAAAAAAAGGCGCAGATAAAGCAAACATCTCTGTATTAGGAGGGGAAACAGCTACACTACCAGAAATAATAAAGGGCTTCGATATCGCAGGGACCTCCGTAGGTTTCACTGAACCAGAAAACCTGGTTACAGGCGAAAAAATCCAGGCTGGAGACAAAATAATAGGAATAAAAAGCTCTGGAATACACAGCAATGGACTAACACTCGCCCGAAAATCAATCGAAAAATCAGATATCACATACCAAACAGAAATAGATGGCGAGAAAATAGGTAAAACCCTACTAACACCAACCAGAATATACGTAAAAGAAATACTAGAAATCAACCAAAAATGCAATGTAACAGGACTAGCGCACATAACAGGTGGAGGCCTAAGAAACCTAAACCGACTTGGCGAACATAGATACAACATAAAAAACCCAATAAAACCACAGCCAATATACAGCCACATACAACGGCTTGGCGAAATAACAGACCTAGAAATGTACAGAGTCTTCAACATGGGAACAGGGTTCTGCATAACCACACCAAACCCAACAAAACCACTTAAAATACTAGAAAAACACGATAGAGAAGCTAAAATAATCGGAGAAGTGGAAAAAGGAAAAGGAGTAAACATTAAAGGAATTGGAGAGCTCTAA
- a CDS encoding HIT domain-containing protein, whose protein sequence is MMMERIYAPWRIKYVRKAKEGDVDCVFCSLPTRDEHRDRENLILYRGEKCFLVLNKYPYNPGHALVAPYRHTSDYTSRTEEEVLESQRILSGYIKAAEKVFEPDGFNVGTNLGRVAGAGIETHIHQHIVPRWEGDSNFMPVIGETRVISQDLKSSYDEIKKELEI, encoded by the coding sequence ATGATGATGGAACGAATATATGCTCCGTGGAGAATTAAGTACGTTAGGAAGGCAAAAGAAGGTGATGTTGATTGTGTTTTCTGTAGTTTACCTACTCGAGATGAACATCGTGATAGGGAGAATCTAATTCTTTATAGGGGGGAGAAGTGTTTTTTGGTGTTGAATAAATATCCATACAACCCTGGACATGCATTGGTTGCTCCTTACCGCCATACCTCCGATTATACTTCTAGGACGGAGGAAGAGGTTTTGGAGAGTCAACGGATATTGTCGGGTTATATAAAGGCGGCTGAAAAGGTTTTTGAACCTGATGGTTTTAATGTGGGTACGAATCTTGGGCGTGTTGCTGGAGCTGGGATCGAAACACATATCCATCAACATATAGTTCCTAGGTGGGAGGGGGATTCGAACTTCATGCCTGTTATCGGTGAGACGAGGGTGATTTCTCAAGACCTAAAATCCAGTTATGATGAAATAAAAAAAGAACTAGAGATCTAG
- a CDS encoding formylmethanofuran--tetrahydromethanopterin N-formyltransferase, with amino-acid sequence MKKINDVLVEDTYCEAFDGLYTRLMVTAIDEKRLHQASQDSTALPCTVFNESEGGIEKYLNNKETVDGREGSIIQIWVNKTAGKPKLEHEMAKRVRQGILVVPGTRVYNHSNSEQKIDTMEKIGHCGDGYEWIEERNGREMINIPIMMGDFQIEKKIGYDTGVMGGNIWYYCDSTETAIKAGDAAIKAIKEIEGAVTPFKICSAGSKVETNYPEIGPTTNHPYCPTLKDKIKQSKVPNKTKSIPEIVINGINQKTVKKAMKKTIETVTQYDGVQRISAGNFGGELGKHKIYLHDII; translated from the coding sequence ATGAAAAAAATCAACGATGTTTTAGTTGAGGACACATACTGCGAAGCCTTTGATGGCCTATACACCAGATTGATGGTGACCGCTATAGATGAAAAAAGACTCCATCAAGCAAGCCAAGATTCAACAGCACTACCCTGCACAGTATTCAATGAATCTGAAGGCGGAATCGAAAAATACCTAAACAATAAAGAAACAGTTGATGGAAGAGAAGGCTCCATAATACAGATATGGGTCAACAAAACCGCTGGAAAACCCAAACTAGAACATGAAATGGCTAAAAGAGTGCGACAAGGAATCCTAGTCGTACCAGGAACAAGAGTCTATAACCACAGCAACTCAGAACAAAAAATAGATACAATGGAGAAAATAGGCCATTGTGGAGATGGATATGAATGGATCGAGGAAAGAAATGGTAGAGAAATGATAAACATACCAATAATGATGGGAGACTTCCAGATAGAGAAAAAAATCGGGTATGACACCGGAGTCATGGGTGGAAACATATGGTATTACTGTGACTCAACAGAAACAGCAATAAAAGCCGGTGACGCCGCAATAAAAGCAATAAAAGAAATAGAGGGAGCTGTAACCCCATTCAAAATATGTTCAGCCGGCTCAAAAGTTGAAACAAACTACCCAGAGATAGGGCCAACAACAAACCACCCATACTGTCCAACACTAAAAGATAAAATAAAACAATCTAAAGTTCCCAACAAAACCAAATCAATACCAGAGATAGTCATCAACGGAATAAACCAAAAAACCGTTAAAAAAGCAATGAAAAAAACAATAGAAACAGTAACCCAATACGATGGAGTTCAACGTATATCAGCCGGAAACTTCGGAGGAGAACTAGGAAAACACAAAATATATCTACACGACATCATCTAA
- the cobT gene encoding nicotinate-nucleotide--dimethylbenzimidazole phosphoribosyltransferase has translation MKNVSIESDYIEGVVSSINPLDEKAMQQARERQDSLTKPRGSLGRLEELSIQVAGIMGSMPSIESKAVFTLAGDHGVVEEGVSAYPQEVTGQMVMNFLNGGAAINVLASEAGARSIVVDMGIKADIDHPELVDMSLGAGTDNMAEGRAMSREKAVKAVESGIKIFEEEYNKDGIDLVAIGDMGIGNTTPSSALISCFTGSDVERVTDRGTGVDDEGYEKKVETIIRALEINDPNPDDPLDVLSKVGGFEIGGMAGVALAAASNNVPVVVDGFISGAAALLAYEIEPEIENYLIASHNSVESGHAVTLNHIGLVELVDFDMRLGEGTGAALTMPVIQSACRVLTDMMTFEEAKVSDRD, from the coding sequence ATGAAGAATGTAAGTATTGAAAGTGATTATATAGAAGGTGTCGTTTCGAGTATTAACCCTCTTGATGAGAAGGCTATGCAGCAGGCTCGTGAGAGACAGGATTCTTTGACTAAACCACGTGGTAGTTTGGGTAGATTGGAGGAACTCTCAATTCAAGTTGCTGGTATTATGGGTAGTATGCCATCTATTGAGAGTAAGGCTGTTTTTACTTTGGCCGGGGATCATGGTGTTGTTGAAGAGGGTGTTAGTGCGTATCCTCAGGAAGTTACTGGCCAGATGGTGATGAATTTCTTGAATGGTGGTGCTGCGATCAATGTGTTAGCTAGTGAAGCAGGTGCTCGCTCTATTGTTGTTGACATGGGGATTAAGGCTGATATCGATCATCCAGAGCTAGTTGACATGAGTCTTGGTGCTGGAACGGATAACATGGCTGAAGGCCGTGCTATGTCTCGTGAAAAAGCTGTTAAGGCTGTTGAGTCAGGTATAAAGATTTTTGAAGAGGAGTATAATAAAGACGGGATTGATTTGGTTGCTATCGGTGATATGGGTATAGGTAATACGACTCCTAGCAGTGCTTTGATATCTTGTTTTACCGGTTCAGATGTTGAGAGGGTTACGGATAGGGGTACCGGTGTTGATGATGAGGGATATGAAAAAAAGGTTGAGACCATTATTCGGGCATTGGAGATTAATGATCCAAATCCAGATGACCCTTTAGATGTTTTATCCAAGGTAGGTGGTTTTGAGATCGGTGGTATGGCTGGAGTTGCTTTAGCTGCTGCAAGTAATAATGTCCCTGTAGTTGTTGATGGATTTATTTCTGGTGCAGCTGCATTACTGGCCTATGAAATCGAGCCTGAGATAGAGAATTATTTGATAGCTAGTCATAACTCTGTTGAATCTGGCCATGCGGTAACTCTTAATCATATTGGGTTGGTTGAGCTTGTTGATTTCGATATGCGGCTTGGTGAGGGAACCGGTGCTGCTTTAACTATGCCGGTTATTCAGTCTGCATGCAGAGTTTTAACTGACATGATGACTTTTGAAGAGGCTAAGGTTTCGGATAGAGATTGA
- the dapB gene encoding 4-hydroxy-tetrahydrodipicolinate reductase yields the protein MKIAVTGCLGNMGSRIAEAVIESEDEVVFAVEAPDHEDIGKDLGETLGFGEIDVQISSAADFKELLVSEKPDVVIDFTMPQATLGFVEDCIDVGINIVVGTTGFTDEVKEAMLGDIQESDISAIISPNYSVGVNVFWKLVSMAARTLNYDAEIVEVHHNQKVDSPSGTAMKTAEIIKEMRGEGEFVYGRSGVHEREKNEIGVHSVRAGDVVGDHTVYFSGTKAGERIEITHRAHDRQAFVQGALMAAKYLLDQPPGLYSMDDILGFGQQKGIEEEVEKPRRCKKGGRPGFGGCGRK from the coding sequence TTGAAGATTGCAGTTACCGGTTGTCTGGGAAACATGGGTTCTAGAATTGCAGAAGCAGTTATTGAGAGTGAGGATGAAGTAGTTTTTGCAGTTGAAGCCCCCGACCATGAAGATATAGGTAAAGATTTAGGAGAAACCCTTGGGTTTGGAGAAATCGATGTCCAGATCTCATCGGCAGCCGATTTTAAAGAACTACTTGTTTCAGAGAAACCAGATGTAGTAATCGATTTCACAATGCCACAAGCAACCCTCGGTTTTGTTGAGGATTGCATTGACGTAGGTATAAACATCGTTGTTGGTACAACAGGTTTCACAGACGAAGTTAAGGAAGCAATGCTTGGAGACATACAAGAAAGCGATATATCTGCTATAATATCACCAAACTATTCAGTCGGCGTAAACGTTTTCTGGAAACTGGTTTCAATGGCCGCAAGAACATTAAACTATGACGCAGAGATAGTTGAAGTTCACCACAACCAGAAAGTTGATTCACCAAGTGGGACAGCAATGAAAACAGCAGAAATAATAAAAGAAATGCGTGGAGAAGGTGAGTTTGTATATGGTAGAAGCGGCGTACACGAAAGAGAGAAAAACGAAATAGGCGTTCACAGTGTTCGAGCCGGAGATGTAGTTGGAGACCACACAGTATATTTCAGTGGAACAAAAGCAGGTGAAAGAATAGAAATAACCCACAGAGCCCATGACAGACAGGCATTTGTACAGGGAGCCCTGATGGCAGCAAAATATCTCTTAGACCAACCACCAGGCCTATACAGCATGGACGACATACTTGGTTTTGGACAACAAAAAGGAATAGAAGAAGAAGTAGAGAAACCCAGAAGATGTAAAAAAGGTGGAAGGCCAGGTTTTGGAGGATGTGGAAGAAAGTAG